In the Novosphingobium sp. 9 genome, one interval contains:
- a CDS encoding RluA family pseudouridine synthase, which yields MGAHESILEGVIASDGQRLDKALAEASGLSRERIKALMGEGRIQVAGKPAAQASLKIAAGTVFAIDVPPAILAEAQPQDIPLSVVFEDEYLIVVDKPAGLVVHPAAGNLDGTLVNALLHHCEGQLSGIGGVARPGIVHRIDKDTSGLLVVAKTDKAHEGLAVQFADHSIERAYHAVVGGHPMPMAGTVRGAIGRSTADRKKMALVEDGRGKHAVTHFKTMEKLKNASLVECRLETGRTHQVRVHMSSIGHALLGDPVYGRTPSALRQLLSRLQFSRQALHAAELGFLHPVKGEKVHFTSPVPADMQALIDELRH from the coding sequence ATGGGGGCTCATGAAAGTATCTTGGAAGGCGTGATCGCCAGCGACGGGCAGCGGCTCGACAAGGCGCTCGCCGAAGCCAGCGGTTTGTCGCGCGAACGTATCAAGGCGCTGATGGGCGAAGGCCGTATTCAGGTGGCGGGAAAACCCGCTGCGCAGGCCTCGCTCAAGATCGCTGCCGGAACAGTGTTCGCTATCGACGTGCCGCCCGCGATCCTCGCCGAGGCTCAGCCGCAGGACATTCCGCTCAGCGTCGTGTTCGAGGACGAATACCTGATCGTCGTGGACAAGCCCGCCGGGCTCGTCGTCCATCCCGCCGCCGGAAACCTCGACGGCACGCTGGTCAATGCCCTGCTCCACCATTGCGAGGGCCAGCTATCGGGAATCGGCGGCGTTGCCCGCCCCGGCATCGTCCATCGCATCGACAAGGACACCTCGGGGCTGCTGGTCGTCGCCAAGACCGACAAGGCGCACGAGGGCCTCGCCGTGCAGTTCGCCGACCACTCGATCGAGCGCGCCTATCACGCCGTCGTCGGCGGGCATCCGATGCCGATGGCCGGCACCGTGCGCGGCGCGATCGGGCGCTCCACTGCGGACCGCAAGAAGATGGCGCTGGTGGAGGACGGTCGCGGCAAGCACGCCGTCACGCACTTCAAGACGATGGAAAAGCTCAAGAACGCAAGCCTTGTGGAGTGCCGGCTGGAGACCGGGCGCACGCATCAGGTACGCGTTCACATGTCGTCAATCGGCCATGCGCTATTGGGGGACCCTGTTTATGGCAGAACCCCTTCCGCCCTTCGCCAGTTGCTCTCGCGACTGCAATTTTCCCGCCAGGCGCTCCATGCTGCGGAACTCGGGTTCCTC
- a CDS encoding M67 family metallopeptidase — MPVTLTRSLHANLLEEARDHHPRECCGLLLGEGDRIDSLVPAPNVAATPETHFEIDPVVLLAAHRRARESAAAQIVGYYHSHPNGLAEPSGTDRQHSTGDLRIWAIIADGQVAFFRDSGNGFSKLDGYVADDACTDS; from the coding sequence ATGCCCGTCACCCTGACAAGGTCCCTCCACGCGAATCTTCTGGAAGAAGCGCGCGACCATCATCCGCGCGAGTGTTGTGGACTGCTGCTGGGCGAGGGTGATCGCATCGATTCGCTGGTTCCGGCGCCCAACGTCGCGGCAACGCCTGAAACGCATTTCGAGATCGATCCGGTCGTTCTGCTGGCAGCGCATCGCCGTGCGAGGGAAAGTGCGGCGGCGCAGATCGTGGGCTATTATCATTCGCATCCCAACGGTTTGGCAGAGCCATCTGGCACCGACAGGCAACATTCCACCGGCGATTTGCGCATATGGGCGATCATCGCGGACGGGCAGGTTGCATTCTTCCGCGATAGCGGGAATGGTTTTTCCAAGCTGGACGGATACGTCGCCGACGACGCCTGCACCGACTCGTGA
- a CDS encoding histidine phosphotransferase family protein, giving the protein MTTSPVELASLLCSRLCHDMLSPVGALSNGLELLQDENDPEMRKRCFELLEQSAKVSTDKLKFFRLAFGAAGGFGDMVAVREARELVDALIANNARISVNWVLRSEQLAKPAIKTLLNFALVGIDALPRGGTLDIAAELSGGVTEIAMRASGPRIAFDRDIGRALEGTLPDGDLSSRTAPAAMVQQLAKALGGQVQSMLTDDALVLGAVLPSV; this is encoded by the coding sequence ATGACGACAAGTCCCGTCGAACTCGCAAGTCTCCTGTGTTCCCGCCTTTGCCATGACATGCTCAGCCCGGTCGGCGCGCTCTCCAACGGCCTCGAACTGCTGCAGGACGAGAATGATCCGGAGATGCGCAAACGCTGCTTCGAACTGCTGGAGCAGAGCGCCAAGGTTTCGACCGACAAGCTGAAGTTCTTCCGCCTTGCCTTCGGGGCTGCCGGGGGCTTCGGCGACATGGTGGCCGTGCGCGAGGCGCGTGAACTGGTTGATGCGCTGATCGCCAACAACGCGCGTATCTCGGTGAACTGGGTGCTGCGCAGCGAGCAACTGGCCAAGCCCGCGATCAAGACGCTGCTGAACTTCGCGCTGGTGGGTATCGATGCCCTGCCGCGTGGCGGTACGCTGGACATCGCCGCAGAGCTTAGCGGCGGTGTGACAGAGATCGCCATGCGCGCCAGCGGTCCGCGAATCGCTTTCGACCGCGACATCGGCCGCGCGCTGGAGGGCACGCTGCCCGATGGCGACCTTTCCAGCCGCACCGCGCCTGCCGCGATGGTGCAGCAACTCGCCAAGGCGCTGGGCGGTCAGGTCCAGTCGATGCTGACAGACGACGCGCTGGTGCTCGGCGCGGTGCTTCCTTCGGTCTGA
- a CDS encoding N-acetylmuramoyl-L-alanine amidase yields MNRWLVNRIVASPNHNVRKRPISMVVLHYTGMKSADEALERMCDPEAEVSAHYMIDEEGLVTSLVPEERRAWHAGRSSWRGETDVNSASIGIELVNPGHEWGYRPFPEPQMDALLPLLADIIDRHDIPRANVVGHSDVAPARKTDPGEYFDWARLGELGLALDIPAAKMNLFYDNPGAFFLALERFGYDISDQPAAVTAFQRRWRPEIIDGEVDGQIGGILFELLLERDTGRAR; encoded by the coding sequence ATCAATCGCTGGCTGGTCAACCGGATCGTCGCCTCGCCCAACCATAACGTCCGCAAGCGCCCGATCTCGATGGTCGTACTGCACTACACCGGCATGAAAAGCGCCGACGAGGCGCTGGAGCGGATGTGCGATCCCGAGGCGGAAGTCTCGGCGCACTACATGATCGACGAGGAAGGCTTGGTCACTTCTCTGGTGCCCGAGGAACGCCGGGCGTGGCATGCGGGGCGCTCGTCCTGGCGGGGTGAGACCGATGTGAACTCGGCCAGTATCGGTATCGAACTGGTCAATCCGGGGCACGAGTGGGGTTATCGCCCGTTCCCCGAGCCGCAGATGGATGCGCTGCTGCCGCTGTTGGCCGACATCATCGATCGCCACGACATTCCGCGTGCCAACGTCGTCGGCCATTCGGATGTGGCCCCGGCGCGCAAGACCGATCCGGGCGAGTATTTCGACTGGGCACGTCTTGGCGAACTGGGGCTCGCGCTGGATATTCCGGCGGCGAAGATGAACCTTTTCTACGACAATCCCGGCGCCTTCTTCCTCGCGCTGGAGCGGTTCGGCTACGACATCTCCGACCAACCGGCCGCCGTCACTGCGTTTCAGCGTCGCTGGAGGCCGGAAATCATCGATGGAGAGGTCGATGGACAGATCGGCGGAATTCTCTTCGAACTGCTGTTGGAGCGCGACACGGGTCGTGCTAGGTGA
- a CDS encoding metallophosphoesterase — protein sequence MHGRLDLLDTLISAIESDDASRPSAHVSVVMLGDLVDRGPDSAGVLRKVREWSTQRSLVLIKGNHEEQMIRARDDLDALRMFLKFGGFETLRSYGVPQALLDGGDLEDIQRAMCIAIPDEDFAFIDGFRNSNAIGGYFFVHAGIRPGVPLERQMAQDCRWIREPFLSHRGDFGAVIVHGHTIFEEPDFRPNRIGIDTGSYVHGRLTALGLQGSERWLIQASETAEGPVEAALLPA from the coding sequence GTGCATGGTCGCCTGGACTTGCTCGATACACTGATCTCCGCAATCGAGAGCGACGACGCCAGTCGCCCGTCCGCGCATGTCAGCGTCGTCATGCTTGGCGATCTGGTGGATCGCGGCCCCGACAGTGCTGGCGTCCTTCGCAAGGTCCGCGAATGGTCCACGCAACGTTCGCTGGTACTGATCAAGGGCAATCATGAAGAACAGATGATCCGCGCCCGCGACGATCTGGACGCCTTGCGCATGTTCCTGAAATTCGGCGGTTTCGAGACCTTGCGCTCCTACGGTGTGCCGCAAGCCCTGCTAGACGGCGGCGACCTCGAAGACATCCAGCGCGCAATGTGTATTGCTATCCCGGATGAGGATTTCGCGTTCATCGACGGGTTCAGGAATTCTAACGCTATCGGCGGTTACTTTTTCGTACATGCCGGAATCCGGCCCGGCGTGCCGCTGGAACGCCAGATGGCGCAGGACTGCCGCTGGATCCGCGAACCGTTCCTCAGCCATCGCGGTGATTTCGGCGCAGTTATCGTCCATGGCCACACGATCTTCGAAGAACCCGACTTTCGCCCCAATCGCATCGGCATCGATACCGGCTCCTACGTCCACGGTCGCCTAACCGCGCTTGGCCTCCAAGGCTCCGAACGCTGGCTGATCCAGGCGAGCGAAACAGCCGAGGGCCCCGTCGAAGCTGCACTGCTGCCAGCCTGA
- a CDS encoding TorF family putative porin codes for MQTSVRGLLAACLLAGTALAATPALADDADAPKAITITGNVALTTDYRFRGVSLSGGDPAIQGGITITHESGFYVSTWSSSLQQTDVYGSQELDLIGGWSGNIGGGLKLDAGLLYYVYPSGHVGNGNYWEPYASVSGTVGPASLKVGMAYDWKQKGVTTYAGNKADNLYLYGNVDVAIPKTPLTVSGHLGYTDGTLAPGYLTGNGDKTGWDYSIGASATVYGPLSIGVSYIGVSGPSVDGYTDDTVVGTLTASF; via the coding sequence ATGCAGACGTCTGTCCGCGGCCTCCTGGCCGCCTGCCTTCTCGCGGGTACTGCACTCGCGGCAACTCCGGCGCTGGCCGATGACGCGGATGCTCCCAAGGCGATCACCATTACCGGCAACGTGGCGCTGACCACCGACTACCGCTTCCGCGGCGTGTCGCTGTCTGGCGGCGATCCGGCGATCCAGGGCGGTATCACGATTACCCATGAAAGCGGCTTCTATGTCAGCACCTGGTCCTCTTCGCTTCAGCAGACAGATGTCTATGGTAGCCAAGAACTCGATCTGATCGGTGGCTGGAGCGGCAACATCGGTGGCGGGCTCAAGCTCGACGCGGGTCTGCTGTACTACGTCTATCCCAGCGGCCATGTCGGTAACGGCAACTATTGGGAGCCTTACGCTTCGGTCTCCGGCACCGTTGGTCCGGCCTCGCTCAAGGTGGGTATGGCATATGACTGGAAGCAGAAGGGCGTGACCACTTATGCAGGCAACAAAGCCGACAACCTTTACCTTTACGGTAATGTCGATGTTGCCATTCCGAAGACCCCGCTGACGGTTTCCGGGCACCTCGGTTATACTGATGGTACGCTGGCTCCGGGTTATCTGACAGGCAACGGCGACAAGACCGGCTGGGATTATTCCATCGGCGCTTCGGCAACCGTCTATGGTCCGCTGTCGATCGGCGTGTCCTATATCGGCGTGAGCGGCCCTTCGGTGGACGGCTATACCGACGATACCGTGGTTGGGACGCTTACCGCATCGTTCTGA
- a CDS encoding VOC family protein → MTKYLHSMIRVTDPDATIAFFDLIGVKETRRFSSEQGRFTLIYLAAPGQDAEVELTYNWPAEGGAGETYTGGRNFGHLAFEVEDIYATCQTLLDAGVTINRPPRDGHMAFVRTPDGISIELLQDGRLPPQEPWASMENTGTW, encoded by the coding sequence TTGACCAAATATCTCCACAGCATGATCCGGGTGACTGACCCGGACGCTACGATTGCCTTCTTCGACTTGATTGGCGTGAAGGAAACGCGCCGTTTCTCATCAGAGCAGGGGCGCTTCACGTTGATCTATCTTGCCGCGCCGGGGCAGGATGCAGAGGTCGAACTGACCTATAACTGGCCGGCGGAAGGCGGCGCTGGCGAAACGTATACCGGAGGGCGCAATTTTGGTCATCTCGCCTTCGAGGTCGAGGACATCTATGCGACCTGCCAGACGCTGCTGGATGCAGGGGTGACGATCAACCGTCCGCCGCGCGATGGCCACATGGCTTTTGTCCGCACGCCCGACGGCATCTCCATCGAACTGCTTCAGGACGGTCGCCTGCCGCCGCAGGAGCCCTGGGCAAGCATGGAAAACACCGGCACCTGGTAA
- a CDS encoding glycosyl transferase family protein, with the protein MDTANIIGAALAALQTLERELLLFSAFWVLVGAFDDLVVDGIWLWLKVRGRTFEHTLRAGEAQAELQGHAAVLIAAWQEAQVIGHTIAHARLAWAQSNMRLYIGCYPNDADTIMAAMAGAGGDARIRIVVHDQPGPTTKADCLNRLYVALCADERAQGMRYRAVLLHDSEDMVHPAELAVIDAALDRLDFVQLPVRPEPQVGSRWVAGHYIDEFAEAHGKAMAVRDAVGAGIPAAGVGCGFSRRMLARIAERRLRDGECGPFAADCLTEDYELGLLVGREGGAAGFLRIRDETGQLVATRAYFPASFDAAIRQKARWVHGIAFQSWERLGWDRSIVDRWMALRDRKGPMTALVFACGYMLVIVEALLAYPRSQGLTAISSRPLVIETILWACMMALVWRGLFRIWFTAREYGLREGMMAIARIPVGNAIAILAARRALLAYARTLYGQAVRWDKTVHDRHPVQALAVDTGPPRWNVHPRQSHLAFVPGVAA; encoded by the coding sequence TTGGATACAGCGAACATCATTGGCGCGGCGCTGGCGGCCTTGCAGACGCTCGAGCGCGAATTGCTGTTGTTTTCCGCGTTCTGGGTTCTGGTTGGTGCCTTCGACGATCTGGTGGTGGACGGAATCTGGCTTTGGCTCAAGGTCCGCGGTCGTACCTTTGAGCACACGCTGCGGGCAGGTGAAGCGCAAGCGGAACTGCAAGGTCATGCTGCGGTGTTGATCGCTGCCTGGCAGGAAGCGCAGGTCATCGGGCACACGATAGCGCATGCGCGCTTGGCCTGGGCCCAATCGAATATGCGCCTTTATATCGGCTGTTATCCCAACGATGCGGACACCATTATGGCGGCGATGGCCGGTGCAGGGGGCGATGCACGGATACGAATCGTGGTTCACGATCAACCGGGCCCCACCACAAAGGCCGATTGCCTCAACCGTCTTTATGTAGCGCTTTGTGCGGATGAGCGGGCGCAAGGCATGCGTTATCGTGCTGTGCTGCTGCATGATTCCGAAGATATGGTACACCCGGCCGAACTGGCAGTGATCGATGCCGCGCTTGACCGGCTGGATTTTGTCCAACTCCCGGTCCGGCCCGAGCCGCAGGTCGGTTCACGCTGGGTGGCCGGGCATTATATCGACGAATTTGCAGAAGCGCACGGTAAGGCGATGGCGGTGCGCGATGCCGTTGGTGCGGGAATTCCCGCAGCGGGCGTGGGATGCGGGTTCTCTCGCCGTATGCTCGCGCGGATTGCCGAGCGGAGGCTACGCGACGGCGAATGCGGGCCGTTTGCGGCGGATTGCCTGACCGAGGACTATGAACTTGGGCTGCTGGTAGGGCGCGAGGGAGGAGCTGCAGGATTTCTGCGGATTCGGGACGAGACAGGTCAGCTTGTCGCCACCCGAGCCTATTTCCCGGCCTCGTTCGATGCCGCTATCCGTCAGAAGGCGCGCTGGGTCCATGGGATCGCGTTCCAGAGCTGGGAGCGGCTCGGCTGGGATCGCAGTATCGTCGATCGCTGGATGGCGTTGCGTGATCGAAAGGGGCCGATGACAGCTCTCGTCTTCGCCTGCGGCTACATGCTGGTGATTGTGGAAGCGTTGTTGGCCTATCCTCGCTCGCAGGGGCTGACGGCCATTTCGTCCCGGCCCCTGGTCATCGAGACAATACTCTGGGCTTGCATGATGGCGCTGGTTTGGCGCGGGCTGTTTCGTATCTGGTTCACCGCGCGCGAATATGGACTGCGCGAGGGCATGATGGCGATAGCGCGTATTCCGGTGGGCAATGCCATCGCCATTCTCGCGGCGCGTCGTGCCTTGCTCGCCTATGCACGCACACTTTATGGCCAAGCGGTGCGCTGGGACAAGACCGTCCATGATCGTCATCCCGTGCAGGCGCTTGCAGTGGATACGGGCCCTCCCAGGTGGAATGTGCATCCACGGCAGTCGCATCTGGCGTTCGTGCCGGGCGTCGCTGCATGA
- a CDS encoding sulfite exporter TauE/SafE family protein — MDVYLPIANLSVNGLIIVGLGAITGLLSGMFGVGGGFLTTPLMIFYGIPPTVAAASAASQVTGASVSGVFAHSRRGNVDYHMGAVMVVGGIIGTGIGAVLFRLLQQWGQIDTVINLLYVLLLGSIGSLMGRESIQSIRAERTGVPIAAKKRRHHPIVATLPLRWRFYRSGLYISPLAPLLLGMGTGILTMLMGIGGGFILVPAMLYILGMSANVVVGTSLFQILFVTIATTMMHAMTTKAVDIVLASLLLFGSVTGAQLGAQFAQKASPVKLRLILAVIVLLVAARMAMGLGYRPDDIYTVAPL; from the coding sequence ATGGACGTTTATCTTCCCATCGCCAATCTTTCCGTCAACGGGCTGATCATCGTCGGTCTGGGCGCGATTACCGGGCTGCTCTCCGGGATGTTCGGCGTGGGCGGGGGATTCCTGACGACGCCATTGATGATCTTCTACGGCATTCCGCCAACGGTCGCTGCCGCCTCTGCTGCCAGTCAGGTTACGGGGGCAAGCGTATCGGGCGTCTTCGCGCATTCGCGCCGGGGCAATGTGGACTATCACATGGGCGCGGTGATGGTGGTCGGCGGGATCATCGGCACCGGGATCGGTGCGGTGCTGTTCCGCCTGCTGCAGCAATGGGGGCAGATCGATACGGTCATCAACCTGCTCTATGTGCTGCTGCTCGGGTCGATCGGTTCGCTTATGGGACGCGAGAGCATCCAGTCGATCCGGGCCGAACGCACCGGCGTGCCGATCGCCGCGAAGAAGCGCCGTCATCACCCGATTGTGGCGACATTGCCGCTGCGTTGGCGGTTCTATCGTTCGGGGCTCTACATTTCGCCGTTGGCGCCTCTCCTGCTGGGGATGGGAACGGGTATCCTGACAATGCTGATGGGCATCGGCGGCGGGTTCATCCTCGTGCCGGCGATGCTCTACATTCTGGGCATGAGCGCGAATGTCGTGGTAGGCACTTCGCTGTTCCAGATCCTGTTCGTGACCATTGCCACCACGATGATGCATGCGATGACCACCAAGGCGGTGGACATCGTACTGGCCTCGCTTTTGCTGTTCGGTTCGGTGACGGGCGCGCAACTCGGCGCGCAGTTCGCGCAGAAGGCAAGCCCGGTGAAGCTGCGCCTGATCCTTGCCGTGATCGTGCTGCTGGTGGCCGCACGAATGGCGATGGGATTGGGGTATCGACCGGACGATATCTACACCGTGGCCCCGCTATGA
- a CDS encoding TIGR02186 family protein → MRRSGACQLALAAFAVVLLGGARDPILVPEISQHEVDLQQGFTGTELLLFGAILSPDGQRAAQDYDIVVVLKGPTSSIVVREKQKVAGIWINAASTELRSAPSYYAVASNRPIDQIVDDKTAAIYELGLKWLQLSPIGAIDPEEQVRFAKGLVELNRSNGLYREEEGAVKVSEGVLYQARIGLPSRVPTGVYTAETFAIAHGVVVASASSTVEVRKQGMERVIADFSQKDGFLYGLLAVAVSVAMGWIAGRLFSRR, encoded by the coding sequence ATGAGGCGCAGCGGCGCCTGCCAGCTTGCCCTTGCCGCGTTTGCCGTAGTCCTTCTGGGCGGCGCGCGCGATCCCATTCTCGTGCCGGAAATCTCGCAGCATGAAGTTGATCTGCAGCAGGGCTTCACCGGCACGGAACTGCTGCTGTTTGGCGCGATCCTCTCGCCTGACGGGCAGCGCGCGGCGCAGGATTACGATATCGTGGTCGTGTTGAAAGGGCCGACCAGTTCCATCGTCGTGCGCGAGAAGCAGAAGGTCGCCGGAATCTGGATCAATGCCGCCAGCACCGAACTGCGATCGGCCCCGTCCTACTATGCGGTCGCTTCCAATCGCCCGATAGACCAGATCGTCGATGACAAGACGGCGGCGATCTACGAACTGGGTCTGAAATGGCTGCAACTCTCGCCGATCGGGGCAATCGACCCGGAAGAGCAGGTCCGCTTCGCCAAGGGGCTGGTCGAACTCAATCGCAGCAATGGCCTGTACCGTGAGGAGGAAGGCGCGGTGAAGGTCAGCGAAGGCGTGCTCTATCAGGCGCGCATCGGATTACCTTCGCGCGTGCCGACAGGTGTCTATACCGCCGAGACGTTCGCCATTGCGCATGGGGTCGTTGTCGCCTCGGCCAGCAGTACCGTGGAAGTGCGCAAGCAGGGGATGGAGCGGGTCATCGCTGACTTCTCGCAGAAGGACGGCTTCCTCTATGGCTTGCTGGCGGTCGCGGTGTCGGTGGCGATGGGCTGGATCGCCGGTCGCCTGTTCTCCCGGCGATAG
- a CDS encoding ATP-binding protein, with product MNQMLGDAISSQAPAAQGDPVRRPVATALGPIGIVLGIGGAGSRVALDLAAIHCCQSELDPTVALAGQVGSQIKVRVGGGWLLASVRNQSLDANDNAMIIAEVDFLGEGEEERLTGRMHAFRRGVTWYPVPGAEVYPATTADLRQIYASEHHAAIQIGNVYPTRDIRAALNVDALLGKHFALLGSTGTGKSTSAALILHRICDSAPQGHVIMVDPHGEYAAAFRNDGQILDVSNLQMPYWLMNFEEHCEVLLTSRGDQRQIDAEILAKCLQEARAKNRLAEQFGKVSVDSPIPYLLSDLGAILNNEMGKLDKGHNSAPYLRIKNRLDELRGDPRYQFLFSGMLVGDTMAEFISRVFRLPSMSRPISIIDVSGVPSEITATVVAVLSRLVFDYAIWAREERTQPILLVCEEAHRYVPNERNADGSSVGRILSRIAKEGRKYGVALGLITQRPSDLAEGVLSQCGTIIAMRLNNERDQAFVRAAMPEGARGFLDSIPALRNRECIICGEGVSIPMRVTFDDLEAHRRPASADPSFAASWRESGGEEEAVRRTVQRWRAQGR from the coding sequence ATGAATCAAATGCTTGGCGATGCCATTTCCTCACAGGCGCCTGCAGCGCAGGGCGACCCGGTCCGTCGACCGGTGGCGACTGCACTCGGGCCGATCGGTATTGTGCTGGGCATCGGCGGCGCAGGCAGCCGGGTCGCGCTGGACCTTGCCGCCATTCACTGTTGCCAGAGCGAGCTCGATCCCACGGTCGCGCTGGCAGGACAAGTCGGCAGCCAGATCAAGGTTCGCGTCGGTGGCGGGTGGTTGCTGGCCAGCGTGCGCAACCAGTCGCTCGATGCCAATGACAACGCCATGATCATCGCGGAAGTCGACTTTCTGGGTGAGGGCGAGGAAGAGCGTCTGACCGGACGGATGCACGCCTTCCGTCGCGGTGTGACCTGGTATCCGGTGCCCGGCGCCGAGGTCTATCCCGCCACCACCGCCGATCTTCGCCAGATTTACGCCAGCGAGCATCACGCGGCGATCCAGATCGGCAATGTCTATCCCACCCGCGATATTCGCGCTGCGTTGAACGTCGATGCGCTGCTGGGCAAGCACTTCGCGCTGCTGGGATCGACCGGCACCGGCAAGTCGACCAGTGCCGCGCTGATCCTGCACCGCATCTGTGACAGCGCGCCGCAGGGCCATGTCATCATGGTCGATCCGCACGGTGAATATGCGGCCGCGTTCAGGAACGACGGGCAGATTCTCGACGTCTCGAACCTGCAGATGCCCTACTGGCTGATGAACTTCGAGGAGCACTGCGAAGTGCTGCTGACCTCTCGCGGGGACCAGCGCCAGATCGATGCCGAGATCCTCGCCAAGTGCCTTCAGGAGGCGCGGGCGAAGAACCGGCTGGCCGAGCAGTTCGGCAAGGTCAGCGTCGATTCGCCGATCCCCTATCTGCTCTCCGACCTTGGGGCGATCCTCAACAACGAGATGGGCAAGCTCGACAAGGGGCACAACAGCGCGCCGTACCTGCGGATCAAGAACCGGCTGGACGAATTGCGCGGCGATCCGCGCTACCAGTTCCTGTTTTCCGGCATGCTGGTGGGCGATACCATGGCCGAGTTCATCTCGCGCGTGTTCCGCCTGCCGTCGATGAGCCGCCCGATCTCGATCATCGACGTGTCCGGCGTGCCGTCCGAAATCACCGCCACCGTGGTCGCCGTGCTGAGCCGACTGGTCTTCGACTATGCGATCTGGGCGCGCGAGGAGCGGACCCAGCCGATCCTGCTGGTCTGCGAGGAAGCCCACCGGTACGTTCCCAACGAGCGCAATGCCGATGGTTCCTCGGTCGGGCGCATTCTTTCGCGCATCGCCAAGGAAGGGCGCAAGTACGGCGTCGCGCTCGGCCTCATCACCCAGCGGCCTTCGGACCTTGCCGAGGGCGTGCTCTCGCAGTGCGGCACGATCATCGCCATGCGCCTCAACAACGAGCGCGATCAGGCCTTCGTGCGCGCCGCAATGCCCGAAGGCGCGCGCGGTTTCCTCGATTCGATCCCGGCGCTGCGCAACCGCGAATGCATCATCTGCGGCGAGGGCGTCTCGATCCCGATGCGCGTGACCTTCGACGATCTGGAAGCGCATCGCCGCCCGGCCTCCGCCGATCCCTCGTTCGCGGCCTCGTGGCGCGAGAGCGGCGGCGAGGAAGAGGCCGTGCGCCGCACCGTCCAGCGCTGGCGCGCGCAGGGGCGTTAA